The Ziziphus jujuba cultivar Dongzao chromosome 1, ASM3175591v1 genome segment TAGTTGGACCAGAAAATCTTTCCAGACTATTGATCAAGAACAAAGTTACCTTTCTTAACATTCCCAACTACTAGTTGATAAGAATCATCGAGAAGCATGTATCATGGGAGTCCAAAATTTTATCCGAGAAGAAAATTTAACTGTACATACTTTTGTACATGGAATATACATGTACTTGTATTTAACCTTCAAATGTATACTTCCACTTTTCTACACGATTCATTAAACACACATATTTGTCTCTCTTTTCCTTCAGCTATATGTTTAGTGTCAAAATCATCTATTTTTTAATGACATTTCTATCGATCAcgaattgaggcaaaaaactgATACTTAAAATTAGCACACTTAATCCAGAAAATATTAAGGTGCAGGTAAAGACCCATGTAACAATAAATTTTTCCACACGTTACATATGAGAAAAATGATAATGTTTTGTTACATGCAcggtagtttttattttattttattttaatattgaattttatttttgtttgtaccATATATTTAccgtttttattattatttttatttaatagtgATACGGTAAATTATAGATTAGTTGAAGTGATTGAAGACCTGAAAaagctaatttatttttggagtaATTGATGGCCTCAGTAAAGCTAGATTCACATTGACTTTTTAgtcaaatatttgataaaaatattcatgTAGATTGATGACTGAACAAGCACAAAActcaaatttttatcaaaactgAAAAAGTGCTTTATATGGAAGATTTTCTACCGTCATGGGAATTGGAGGAtatcaagtttatttttttaccaaagaTGGGAGTTTTCGTTCCATGGCAGAATAAAGACTTTTCTACGGATACCAAACTCCAActatgaaatatttattttagaacCTTTTACAATCTCCTAGAtattcattgtttttatttttatttttccagtaagatttttatttttgtttttattgtatcATTTCAACTTATCAAGTTCTATTTTTTAGGTTAAAGAAAATCTTTAATTTGATGATCCTgatattatcatatttattttcgCACAATTtttattaccatatatatatttttttcattaatacaatttaaaatggTATGCCTGCATAGAATGGAGACAATTCAAATTGTTTGAAACACCAGACAGCTTTCAATAAGTATCATGTGCAATGCTAGAATCAATATATGTTATGTTCAAAAACTTTTTGAGATCTCCTTTTTCTATTGTTAAATGAataggcttcttttttttttttttttggggggggggtttggtggggggggggggggagggatAAATACATGATAGCTCTGAtgcatattattttgtttgcattaACTATAgtgcttctattttttttatcccaATATATAATAGAACATATATCTAActctattaaataataataatgcaccATGCCTAgtatatattacaaaaaaattgccATACATGTTAGCTCTCTAAGGAAgcagcaaaaattaaaaaaaaaataaaaatgatagctCTCtgtggataaaaataaataaataaataaataatcacaatTTCCTCTGGCGCGCTGTTGCCTTCATCCTGGGTGGGAATTTTCATTCTCAAGTCTCAATCACAATTTTCACTCTCAATTTCTATATAAACTCGGACAGGATCGTTTTCTGATACTAATAAATGGTTTTGGGCAGGTACACAAGGTAACTCTAAATACAGGTAGGAAAATTATTGTCaaatgaataaagaaaaaaaaaaaaaaactttttaacgCAAGTAGGAAAGCTCTTTTCGATTAGAAAAGAAAACTTCTTCAgctcgaaattttttttaaaaaagtgttGGTCATATttgacaaacaaaaaataataataaataacaataatataaagcTATGAGGGAGTGGTTGCAAAGATCGACCTTCCTCCATTGAGTTTATTTGCTTGTCACTTCAGAGATATTCACAGTCAAATATCCTGAGCTTTATCGAAATTGACATactacatttaaaatttttttttctaacattttacatttaaaattttttttttacttgcaaTATTATTTATCTGTTAAAAATACATAACGAAATAATCAGATGTGTTATAGATACTCATCAAACGACcataaatcatataattttacaatttttagattttgtttggaatttaaaaagtatggaaaaaaaaaaacagaaaatattgtttgatggaaaaaataaataattcaaattatttgaaaaaaatcaataaaaagaaGCTCCTCTAttgttaaaatgaaattttacttttttcaaaatattagttAGATAGAGagtacttttttaaaaatattagttaGATAGAGAGGAGACAAATAGAgaatatagagaaagagagaatacataaaaaaagaagaagacagaGACAGAAACAGAGGAGAGACGAAAGAGAGAAGATAGGCAGAAAGatttacaggaaaaaaaaaaaaaaaacagaaagagagagttatagagaaagagaaaatataccaaaaagaaagaaaaaaaaaaaaaaaccaaaacagacAGATACAAAGAAAAGGGAAAGATAGAGAGAGTatactgagaaaaaaaaaaggagagagagcaAAAATTTTATTCCGAAaatccctttttcttctttttcctttcatatttatgttttttctctTCCATTTCTCATCTTTTTTATTCTCCCATGTTTTTTCaagtccaaaatatatatatatatttttttcacacCTCCATTTTTAGTAACATCAATAATTTTAAAGCTGAGATAAAGAAATTTCTAGAATAAAactctaatttttaaattgagaataataaattacataatttatttttatttgatgagCACTTGTTCATTCCATTATACATTTTTAACAGGAAAAtcaataatgtaaaaaaaaaaaaaaatttagaatacaaaATAACAGAAAAAACAATCTAGAATGTAATATATTAActtctataaaattcaaaatgctAAACTGTCAATATCCAATCTTCAATTATACGGCAAGTCGGACCCGCGACCCGAACGgcaggttttcttttttatcaattcCCTTTCCCTTAGGTTAAAACAACTGAAGGTGAAGATAAACCAGAAGGCCAAGCGCTTCGATCCTCGGGCGGGAGGCTAGCCATTTGGTACTTTAGCTTACTCGGGTAGGGTGCCGAAAGGCAGGCTAGTCCAGGAGGAGGGTATAACTTAACCAACCCCTATGGTTCTGATTaccttattataaaattttgtgcTTGACTGTTAATATCCCTTAAAACTATTGATTTGTCATTTTTGAGTCAAATTGCAATCCTTTATCCTCCAATGACATGCACTGTCAAGCGCCATGGATACATTTCATTATCTAATTCTTCTCATGGAGGACAATCATGGCCTTCGTTAGCTAAAGACGAATGGATTTGACggtgagaaaaaaattaaaaaatggccGAAGTTTCTGTCTTTAAAAgggaaatttggcccaataccacTGTTTAAAGGATCCTGATGACATCTAGCCCTCTGTTacaggttttttttgttttaccttttttattttttaatatttctaaattatccttttcaaacatcaaaaggaaaaatgaaaaattaagagGCGGAAACTATTGCAAACAACAAAAGGCTCTGAAAAATTCAGGAAGCCTAGCGAAACTTTTACCTATAGGCACCGTTCTAGCATTCCACGCGCTTACACCTTCGCGACTGGAAAATGCCATCTCACCAACAAGGTCCTCATCGGCGGCGTCGTAGTCATCTACACTATCATTTGCTTCTATCATCTACACGATCATTTGCTTCTAACACATGGCCGGGAAATTGGTAAGGGATACTTTTTACGAAGGAAAGAAAAGCAGAGGTACAGTggggattttttaatttttttcaatgggATTGTGTGTGGGTTTTCTcgtggaagaagaaagaaagcaaaACAGAGATGCAGGGACCAAGGACTATGGGTTTCTCGGAAGGAggaaagaaaagcaaaataattttttattttcattgataGGAAACattggttaaataaaaaataaaaaaaaaacttaaaaagtaaggGATAAATATCTTTAGCCTCTTATTTTACTGGTTATTAGGCTAACTCCCCTCTTTAAAGTCTTATGTGGGCCAGACGGTGTTTCACACCCTGACAAGCCCAACACCCGCAACATAAAAAAGAGCCCAAATGCTGCTCTTAAGGACGGCTTTAAAGGCGGAGGGACCTTATAGATGTCGATGCTGATTATAAcgaataaacaacaaaatgaTTATGTTCATGAAAAAAGCCATTGTTTTTTTcagtgggaaaaagaaaaaaaaaaaaaaatatatatatatatatatatagattctatGATCAAATGGGTGCAGTCCAAAAACGTGAGAAAATGCCCGACATCCGGAAATTAGACGGGAAAAAGTTCCCTCTCGCACTCAGAAGTAAATTCTTCACCAAGGGCGCTTAATTCGTAGATCTGAAGCTCTTCAACAATGGTTGGGCTCTTCAAAGGCGGGACGTCTTTCGCTGTCAGTGAagtgtttttctctttttatgtcTTTCCTTTCCCCTTTCTTATCTTTTTCTCACTCTATCTTCCCAATTTCATTTCTCCTAGTTTATATCTATGTAGTTTCTGTTCCATGAAGCTTTTGAATATGGAAACGATCATTGGAGGATTCACTCTTAGACCTGTAATGGCTCTCGGTAAGCACCAGTAACCAGAAATCTTCGTGCTTGagtaaccaatatatatatatatatatgtatatatttatgtgcGATGTTATTTGTTTAGCATTACGGCTATGTAGCAtcaattatatgttttttgtttttaaattttatttttatgtaaatgttTGAATTTTGCTCAGTTTTTATTGTTCTTTTCCTGAACTGTTCTGTTTATTGAATTTGGGATTcggatttatgaaattttacttGGTTTTATGTATTGGATTCCACTGAATTTCTAAAAATGGTTAGATTCCTCTTTAGTTTTCTAGTAACATATTGTTGATTGATTTACTGTAATCCAAACTGGGGATGTTGAAATGCTGCTTTAATAATATATACTGTCTATTTGTGGGAAGATAGTTCATAGTtcataaggtttctaatcaaaaGTTGCTCATCTATTTTGGAAATAAATGATCTTAATTCTAGGGAAGGTAAAATTTTTTAGAGGTACTtagatttataattttgttatgaaTATAGCCATTGCAATGATGTCAAAAGATTGACTTTCTGGTGTGCAATTTGGAGGATTTTGCCATGGGAcatcatttttatatgtttaagcTTGTTGCTTGGTACATGATTCCAGGTGTCTCatatcatttaaaatcttaGGAGCTGACTTgatgaaaccttgtcccttatgcaagctcaattagatgagaataattatactaaaggtgggggagacaagttctataaaactccccaaagcaaggaacatcaaagaaggccaccattacctagcaaagattgggagaaaggagccaagcccgaactaacccacttacttcaccatccggcaggtccttccccttcaccaagtatttggtgtagttgggtatgcctttatgttgaccgactcgacccgcaggtgtggcttcaacACTCTTGGCGGGTGAAGTCACTATCGTTGACGGTGCTCCTATTGACTTACCTTTCGCTAGGGCCTCCGTGCTCCCTTTCCTCACAATGGGAAGTGACTCTtatgctctctttcaagtaatatactttcattctcccaaactctctttgtgctctagctttctttgcttagctttctcttttagtgggcaaaaggcttacttagttgcaacaaagggtcggaatagcaactaaggccgcacggcttgaagggtaaacaaacaagtccgtgacaagtggtatcagagcccaaggttaaagctagcatctagagcaaaatgtcttcatcagaggttgtgattgaagaagcaaggggaagggaggtcatccccgaagctgcaaggaagggacgtgggcgttcaaagtcgaaggacgtcctcaccgccatggagaccaaggtggtcaaggtggagttggccgttgccgacatgttggagcggcttgattgtgtggagcaaggcatggaggagctcgatggtcgtgtgggtgaccaagtgggggagcttagaggtaccatgcaagacaccaacgaggccaacaccgaggcatggcgtcatgaaagccaagctttccaaacaaaggtaattgaaaccttgtcccttatgcaagctcaattagatgagaataattatactaaaggtgggggagacaaGTTCGCATTGCTTATATATTGTTGTGTTCCGTTTATTTTGTGAAGAATTCCCAATTAGATATTGTATTGCTTGTTTTAGATTCTCCTTCTGGGTTTTCATATTTGGTTATTTAGTATACGTCAATAATAAGGTGGATTGGTCAAAGTTTTATGATTTCTGACTTCATTGCGGGCAGACCATGGGATTTACAATTGTAAGCCACCTAACAAAGCTAACATAAAACTAAGGCGATATGAGTGCCAACAAAattgtttctttatttatcgAACACATGTTCTATTTTTAGAAACTTCCATTATGCAAATTTTTCGCACAATTCATTGAATTATAGGAAATCTATGAAATCAACTAACTCAGTACTTGTAAATATTGATTCTTCACACTTGACATCCCTTCTATGTAAGATCCATATACGGGCTAGGGCTGCCAAATCCCAATGTGCGCCTTTAAGTTTGAGAATGAAGGGTcaaattttcattgaagttttaTGTTGTGTAAGAGATTTGGGGTGTAATTAGCCCCAAACTGTAATGTGACATTTCTGCCAGCAGGCTGCTTTCTGTTTTCTTTCTATTtggttcttctttcttctttcttggaTTCTACCTCCAACTTCGTTATTGCCTAGTGACTAAACTGGAAAATATATTAAGGTACTCTTGAAATTCATTTTGAGATTCCGGTACTGCATGTATTTTCTTTGGGACCATTTCTTAGCTCACATTATAAGATACAATGCGCTATCAGTTttagagaggggaaaaaaataaaaataaaataataaaaaataaaaaaataaaaaagaagaagaagaagaaggaaaaaaaaagtgctaTACATTCACATGATTTGCATCTATATATCCATGTTGCTTAGTtggaaaatagtatttttccaTCTTATACAACAATAAAATGTTGTAAGAAATTTGAAAGATACTAGATATCGTGTTCATGGAAGTGTTGTGTATTGCGACACCAAGTCTGTCCCATAAGATACGTAataatgatatgtatatatatatatatatagatattttttgtTAAGTCCATGAATGATCATAGAATGCTATCGAGCTCCTATTCCTGAAAATGATACATCATTAACAGTGTAGGCTTCTGGATTATCTGACATGTTATGTTTATCTGCTCTTTTGAGGATAGAGAAAGCTGGTTGTTTTGGATGTGGGGGAGTTACCGCATCTCCTCCAAGCATTGACACAACATCTGCCATGTTTGGTCTATCTGCTGCGACTTCTTGCACACACAAGAGAGCAACTTGGGCACGCCGTATAAATTCATCTGTTGAATTACATGTTTCTCTCACTGATGGGTCCATCAACTCCAAGCATCTTCcatctttccataaattccagGCCTGTATGAAAACATTTACTTAAAGCTCTATCATAAAGAGTACTACTGCAAATTCTTAAATGCAGGATTAATAATTGAAGTTTATAATTCATGGTTACCTACATATTCTAATAGTCTCATATATTCATTTGTCTGATCAAAACATGCACTGTGTTTTTTGCCACTTAGGATCTCTAGCACCATGACCCCAAAGCTGAAGACATCCGATTTCTCAGAGAAGAGACCATCCATGGCATATTCAGGTGACATATAACCACTGTTATCATTAtccaccaaaattttcaataggGAATGGAATGCAATTACTGTTTTTTATGGTGCATTACTTAATTGActttggaaaaggaaaaaatgaaaactaaaggACTACTTCACTTACTATGTCCCAACAATTCGAATTGTGCTGGCCCTTGATTCATTGTCACCAAATATTTTTGCGGTGCCAAAATCAGAGATTTTTGAGTTCATATTTTTGTCTAATAATATGTTACTGGTTTTCAAATCTCTATGGATGATACGAAGTCTAGAGTACTTGTGGAGATATAAAAGCCCCTGAGCAATCCCTTCAATGATGTTGGTACGTTTTCTCCAGTCCAGTAAAAGCTGTTTTGTTGCATCTGTTGCGAAGTTTTTATTAAGCACATAAACGTTAAAAGATTTACTAATTAGAAAGTGGGAATAACGACATAGACAAACCAAAGAGGAACGAATCCAAGCTCTTGTTTGGCAAATACTCATAAACTAATATCTTCTCTTCTCCTTTAATGCAACAACCCAATAGTCTGACAAGGTTCCTGTGCTGCAGTTTCGAGATTAACATAACTTCATTCTTGAATTCCTCTAGACCTTGTCCTGATCTTGTAGATAGTCTCTTTACTGCTATCTCTTGCCCATCAGCCAATGTGCCCTATCAATGACAAccttattaggtttttaaaatccacaagccatttaaaaataaataaataaataaataaataaaatcctgaATAATCATGTTAGCCTTACCTTATAGACAGGCCCATAACCTCCCTGACCTAGTTTATTTTCACAAGAAAAGTATCTTGTGGCAGTTTCTATTGTGGGAAAGTTGAATAGAGGCAATTCATGGTCATGCTTTCCATTCAACTTCTGCTTGTTTGTGCCACTGAGTACATCAATTGATGCCATACTAGTCTTCAATTCTCGTATCAACACCTCTGTACTCATGGTTACATCTCCGCTGATTCCTCGTTTCCCTGCTTAATACAATAGATATAGTTCTTTAGCATATCTATCTATGCATGGCAAGTCTTTCGTAATAAGTTTCTCATGAAGTCTTTAGcgtatcaaaattatatatatataattttgctattgtAAGCTTATACGCTTATCTTATGAAATGCAAGCAAGGTTTTTGCATGTCAAGCAACATGTTATTGGACGtacaattttggtaatttttttttattattatttttttattgtgtttagCAACATGTTGTTTGACCTAGAAAAACACTGCATGCATTCCATTAGGTAAATGTGCAAAAGCTTACCACAGCAGGactatctatataatatattagttgGAAGGTATAACTGGAATATGGTCCATCAGTACTgatattattacattttagAATAGCCTCCACCTCAAAGAGAGCATTGGAAGCGAGTCCTCTTTCGAGGGGTTTCTACCTGATGGCATGTTCAACCATGAAGGAATAAACTCCTTAGACCACAACCATCGGCTGGCCTGTTTATAATTTAGTTTAATCAGATTAAAAGTGACGATTAAAATGTACTAAGTTAAATACCTCTGGAACAGCACCTCAGCAACTTGAAATAGCATAATGCGCAGAAGACTAGACCAACAACTATCAAAGAGATTAGTGGAACAACGATGCTTACCCACAGCTGTCTCTTCTTTGGTTTTTCTAGAGAAAGCAAATGATTTGAATGGTCAAAACTTAACAAGGGACGTTGTTAATTAACGCTTTACCAATTCATATACACACACATCCCAACAAAATAGAGTAAATGAAAGATGCCAAAGGAAATAATTGTTGCTCAACATTCTACAAGTTGCTTAAAACCACGCAGATAAAACTGTCAAGTAAGATCTTGAGTGTTGTAATTGGATCTTAGCATGCCAATACTAATAGTGAAGTAAAAAGCTTGTTTGCTTGGATGTAACATAACTGTAGTACTTGATGAATAGGTGTTGAATTATTTACAATGCTTTTTACTGCTCCTACAAAGGGAATTTTCAAGTGTAACATACCTTTTATTATAGAAGGCCCACTTTTTTTTGTATGAGTGCTGTTTTTTCCTTCCATAGTGCTGTTAGTGCTGTTACGGAAGTAAAAGAATTCAGCAAAATATCTGTCTATTTCATCGGACTTTTGGCCATATGAAAATTTACACCCGGTTCCGTCAGATTCTGCAGATGCATAAGCTTTGCAGGAACATTCTTTCCTACAAATCTCAGCACAGTCATTGAGACCTATACTGCGATTGGGGAGAGATTCCCAACTATTCATGAGTCCACTTGTTAGTAGGAATTGATCTCCGCTGCTGCACTTGGATAGCTTCTGGTCTATGCAGCCCTTGGACTTGTAGTTTCCATTTGCATCACAAGTTGGTAGATTCCAGAGTGACCATCCGTAATTTCCCCCGAGAAACATGTGGATTTCCCCAGATGAATTCAACTCGATCCACGAATTATAATTGGCAGGCACAGAATAGGTATAGTAGCTTTCGTTCTCATTTGAGATGTACCTGAACTTGTATGATGCATCAATGTCAGGAAAATAGCTAAAGTTTTGACCATTCCACTTCCCACTGTGCCAATAGAGAGACCCTCTTTGCCAAACTGAAAGTTGATCGGTATTGTTTGGATCAATACCAAGAGTGAATGCCCCTGATGCTGGAACTCCTGGGCTTACCCATGAAGTCAGAAATATTTTTTGAGGTTGTCCAAGCTTCAACCCAAACATTCCCAATTTCATGCCTGGCAAAATAGTATCGGATGGATGGTCAAAACTCTGCCACAAAATCTGTTCTCCTGCTTTCAAAATGAAATTTCCAGAGTCAAGAAGTATGGCACTTGTATTAGAACTCATTGATGGCGGGGTTTGGGAGTTTATAGTGATAGAAGTCCCATGGCTGTCACCAATTACCAGGTTGCCATCTTTAGTAATATTTAGAATTCCAGAAGTATCATTCAAGGGATTCTCTTGGTTGGCCACCCAAACTATTTTCATATCACTGTAGTTCATGTATTGGATCCCCAGGTAGCGGTCACCGGAATAACCGAGATTAAAGAACCTTAGCCGGAATAGCTTGTTTGGAGACTCCAAGAAATCCCAGTCTCTGATGGAATTGGCAGGGGTTAAAGTGTCTTCTGCAGAGGAAAGCTTGAAATGGAGTAACCAAAGGAAAACCAAGAAAAGCAGTACAACCATATTGCTGCTTGTTCTTCTCATGGTCTTAGTTACCGTGAGAGAGGCTGCAACTTGAGACCGCACTAATAGCGAATTTACATTAACTACAAGGACCAAGGTGATCTGAATGACAATGGAATCTGTATCGTGTAAGACTTGTAATTTGGTCCGTTGATGTGGGTTATGGTCTATTTCCCTGTAATTTCCGTTAGTCTATGGATGAGCTTGCAGTGCTTTCCTCTTCTTAAGTTTCAACTATgacttttaaaacctttttttttttttttcgttttcttttttggtgaaacTCTGACTTTTGAGCCAAAAATTAGTTTACtataattatttatggaatagAATATTGCATGCTTATTTCTTCATCTACTTCTTCTCATACTCATGGTAAACGCGCATTCCCGTCTTACTCTGTGGATCTTGGATGTCTGgtaatgaatattaaattatttgtcatTTCCGCTCCAAATCTCCTACCCGATTTCTGACTCTCCAATGAAATTATAAAGCCAAATGAAATCTGTAACATGGAAGACTTGTTAGTAGTTCATGAAGATGGGTTGTTTCGCTGCAATTTCCATTCAGTCAATCCTTGACTTTGCATGGCttgcctttttctttattattatttttttccctctctctgagttttcaatatataaatatatctgaacaaaaaaatatatacatatataaatatatttttactatctcaaaatataattttcaaaaccacAAATAATAATAGACCGACTAttacttcaattttattttttgtttcattctattgtttttttatatgaGCAATTATCCTAGAATTCAGGAGTATTTAGATGTTTGGTAAAACAATTTTTTCACTTATTTTATAATCTTGGCATTTACACAGCAAActaaacataatatttttttgaaataaatttaattattaattaattataattatgggttttttatttattgaatataattttttagaaaaatattactCATAATACATCATACCCACTTTGGTAACTTCAAAGTCTTACAGCGATTTAACTCTTTAggttatcaaatatttatttttaatttttacgtCTTAAAGCAATTTTGATATACAATTTACCAAACATTTAGTTGATTCTTTCTTaacctgattttttttttttttttcaaatgcagttaaagttgatttttttagaAAGTACAACAATACTAAACTAGCTATCTATCCCTTATCAGAACACTATGATGGGATTTTGATGTGACACGCAGCATGTGGAGATCTCTTATCAAGATATCGGATGAGATTTTGGTGCGAATTCACAGTTATGCAACATGTTACGAGGGCAAAAAATTTATACATCTTCTGCATCATGTTGCACAACCATGAgagttttgttatatatatatatatatatatatagattatattaaattcatattaggtcaatttaataattttcatgttagaatttatttttattaacttttctatcattttaatagttaaaatttaaaatttatttataatttatggaattctattacaatttattttttttaaataaaattttaatatatcactaTTTCAATATTagatcattaatttaattttaaacactGTCCCTTAAAATTATTCAGTTCAGAGATTTTTGACCATCGGCCAATGTAGGAATACTATCGACCGTGTATACGTGAGATTGATGCATCATTGATAGAGTAGGTTCTTGGATTAAATGGAAAATTATTGTCCTGATCTACTCTTTTAGAGGTAGAGAAAGCTGGTTGTTTGGGATCTGGGAAAGATACAACATCACCTCCAGTTAGCATCTGCA includes the following:
- the LOC107428541 gene encoding G-type lectin S-receptor-like serine/threonine-protein kinase B120 produces the protein MRRTSSNMVVLLFLVFLWLLHFKLSSAEDTLTPANSIRDWDFLESPNKLFRLRFFNLGYSGDRYLGIQYMNYSDMKIVWVANQENPLNDTSGILNITKDGNLVIGDSHGTSITINSQTPPSMSSNTSAILLDSGNFILKAGEQILWQSFDHPSDTILPGMKLGMFGLKLGQPQKIFLTSWVSPGVPASGAFTLGIDPNNTDQLSVWQRGSLYWHSGKWNGQNFSYFPDIDASYKFRYISNENESYYTYSVPANYNSWIELNSSGEIHMFLGGNYGWSLWNLPTCDANGNYKSKGCIDQKLSKCSSGDQFLLTSGLMNSWESLPNRSIGLNDCAEICRKECSCKAYASAESDGTGCKFSYGQKSDEIDRYFAEFFYFRNSTNSTMEGKNSTHTKKSGPSIIKEKPKKRQLWVSIVVPLISLIVVGLVFCALCYFKLLRCCSRGKRGISGDVTMSTEVLIRELKTSMASIDVLSGTNKQKLNGKHDHELPLFNFPTIETATRYFSCENKLGQGGYGPVYKGTLADGQEIAVKRLSTRSGQGLEEFKNEVMLISKLQHRNLVRLLGCCIKGEEKILVYEYLPNKSLDSFLFDATKQLLLDWRKRTNIIEGIAQGLLYLHKYSRLRIIHRDLKTSNILLDKNMNSKISDFGTAKIFGDNESRASTIRIVGTYGYMSPEYAMDGLFSEKSDVFSFGVMVLEILSGKKHSACFDQTNEYMRLLEYAWNLWKDGRCLELMDPSVRETCNSTDEFIRRAQVALLCVQEVAADRPNMADVVSMLGGDAVTPPHPKQPAFSILKRADKHNMSDNPEAYTVNDVSFSGIGAR